A single genomic interval of Helianthus annuus cultivar XRQ/B chromosome 13, HanXRQr2.0-SUNRISE, whole genome shotgun sequence harbors:
- the LOC110900254 gene encoding protein SICKLE — translation MQLIIMTIQLLVSQTRYLNPQQTLKLRRRQLLKALTITPTQWLRIMGTSTVASSTGLQTNETFPSPFFQPHINHSPNAQMQQPQGSYASSNHAYSSNPPQTSSLTYPSWRINSPHPRGYSAPQGVGFPSPQTHFANGSGQGGYPSPGSSPHFTNNPGRGSGRGYPSPGPNFRNSPHFANSPGHGPGHGYLSPGPNFRNSPNHGSGQGGYPSSGPSSGRGRGGGPGQGGGQGRGHNHVSAEDWLDRFYNKSTVEDPWKFLEPVIWKSLKKQWFQPVNAKKPRVSESPRMSSSQPSLAEILVASLNEATDDKPNAE, via the exons ATGCAACTTATAATAATGACCATTCAGCTGTTAGTCTCTCAAACCCGTTACTTGAATCCACAACAAACTCTGAAACTCAGGCGCAGACAACTTCTCAAAGCTTTAACTATTACACCAACCCAATGGCTGCGTATTATGGGAACAAGCACAGTAGCCAG TTCAACAGGTTTGCAGACCAATGAAACGTTTCCCTCACCTTTCTTTCAACCCCATATAAACCACTCGCCAAATGCGCAAATGCAACAACCACAGGGATCCTATGCAAGTTCTAATCATGCTTATTCATCTAACCCACCACAGACTAGCTCTTTAACCTACCCGAGTTGGAGGATCAATAGTCCTCACCCTAGAGGTTACTCTGCCCCACAAGGTGTCGGTTTTCCTAGCCCGCAAACCCACTTCGCCAATGGTTCAGGACAAGGCGGCTACCCTAGTCCTGGCTCTAGTCCCCATTTCACCAACAACCCAGGTCGTGGTTCAGGACGAGGTTACCCTAGCCCTGGACCCAACTTCAGAAATAGTCCCCATTTTGCCAACAGCCCAGGTCATGGTCCAGGGCACGGCTACCTTAGTCCTGGACCCAACTTCAGGAATAGCCCCAACCATGGCTCGGGTCAAGGAGGGTACCCTAGCTCAGGTCCAAGTTCCGGGAGAGGGAGAGGCGGTGGGCCTGGGCAGGGTGGAGGGCAAGGACGGGGCCATAATCATGTATCTGCAGAAGACTGGCTCGATCGTTTCTACAATAAGTCAACGGTGGAAGACCCTTGGAAGTTTCTAGAACCTGTAATTTGGAAGTCACTCAAAAAGCAGTGGTTTCAACCTGTTAATGCGAAAAAACCTCGAGTTTCAGAATCTCCAAGAATGTCTAGTTCACAACCTAGCCTTGCTGAAATCTTGGTTGCGTCTTTAAATGAAGCTACAGACGATAAACCCAACGCAGAATGA
- the LOC110900253 gene encoding putative disease resistance protein At3g14460 — MAETIATELVKVLFQKLSDEAFKRIARAQGIHNELKELKTTLSRIQDLLNDASQKEVTHKSVKSWLNALQHLAYDIDDVLDDLATEDMHRELTLESRAIICSKVRKLIPSCCTNFSLTHRLSPKLDSINRELENLEKQKTDLGLLKIDEKPRNTSRRSETSLPERHVVGREVEKEQLLKKLLGDDGSSQDNFSVLPIVGMGGVGKTTLARLLYNDTKVQRHFEPKAWVCVSDDFDIFKISDTILQDVTKENKKFKDLNQLQKALTEQFKDKRFLLVVDDVWSENYGDWENLVRPFLSCAPGSRIIMTTRKEHLLKQIGFHNVDRLKSLSNEDALRLFAVHALGVDNFDSHTTLKPQGEGIVKKCGRLPLALKAIGRLLRTKTDREDWDDVLNSEIWDVEIGNATENGKDVENSDKIVPALRISYHELSADLKQLFAYCSLFPKDFLFDKEELVSLWMAEGFLNPSKSPERLGREYFEILLSRSFFQHAPNDESLFIMHDLMNDLATFVAGEFFLRFDNHMKTKTEALAKYRHMSFTREEYVGYQKFEAFKGAKSLRTFLAVSLGVDKDWGYFYLSSKILDDLLPELTLLRVLSLSRFQISEVPEFIDTLKHLRYLNLSRTNIKELPENVGNLYNLQTLIVTKCRWLTKLPKSFLNLKRLRHFDIIDTPLEKLPLGIGELGSLQTLTRIIIEGDDGFAINELKGLTNLHGEVSLEGLHKVQSAKHAREANLSLKKITGLELQWVNEFDGSRMDALEEEVLNELKPNSDTLKTLSVVSYGGTQISNWVGDRSFHELVNVSIRGCRKCTSLPPFGLLPSLKRLQIQGMEEVKIIGLELTGNDVNAFCSLEVLRFEDMSGWEGWSTINEGSAAMFPCLKELSIINCPQLINVSLQALPSLKVIEIDRCGDGVLRCLVQVASSVTKLKISYVSGLTYEVWRGVIRYLKEVEELSIRGCNEIKYLWESETEASKLLVRLKELRLGECSGLVSLEEKEEDDNFGSSTLLSLRSLHVYSCSSIKRLCCPNSIESLDIVGCSVITDVLLPKGGGNKLKSLRIDNCDKLEGKINNTSMPMLETLNIDKWENLRSISELSNSTHLTSLGIYDCPHIVSLPELQLSNLTRLSISECESLESLPELSNLTSLSIWTCESLESLPELSNLTFLSISDCKRLVSLPELKNLALLKDLKIRRCPGIDVSIHGGRWPPKLCSLELEGLKKPISEWGDLNFPTSLVDLTLYGEPHVSDFSQLSNLSPSSLTSLDITGFDKLESLSKGLQHLTSLQHLAIFSCPKVNDLPETLLPSLLSLRIYDDCPKLKESH; from the exons ATGGCTGAAACTATTGCTACTGAACTCGTCAAAGTCCTTTTCCAGAAGCTGTCTGATGAAGCCTTCAAGCGAATTGCTCGCGCTCAGGGAATTCACAACGAGCTCAAGGAGTTGAAGACCACACTGTCCAGGATCCAAGATCTGCTTAATGATGCTTCCCAGAAGGAGGTGACTCATAAATCTGTCAAATCATGGCTGAATGCTCTCCAACATCTGGCTTACGATATCGATGACGTACTCGACGATTTGGCTACCGAAGACATGCATCGTGAGCTGACCCTGGAATCAAGAGCAATCATCTGCAGCAAGGTAAGAAAGCTCATCCCATCATGCTGCACAAATTTCTCACTAACTCATAGGCTGTCTCCCAAGTTAGATAGTATTAACAGAGAGTTAGAAAATCTAGAAAAACAAAAAACGGATCTAGGTTTGCTTAAGATAGATGAAAAGCCAAGAAATACTAGTAGAAGAAGCGAAACCTCTTTGCCAGAACGCCATGTTGTCGGAAGAGAAGTTGAGAAAGAGCAATTGCTTAAAAAGTTGTTGGGGGATGATGGGTCGTCTCAGGATAACTTTAGCGTCTTACCTATAGTTGGTATGGGTGGGGTTGGAAAAACCACTCTAGCTAGACTTTTGTATAACGATACAAAGGTGCAGCGTCACTTTGAACCCAAGGCATGGGTTTGTGTTTCAGATGATTTTGATATTTTCAAGATAAGTGATACTATACTTCAAGATGTGACTAAAGAAAACAAGAAATTTAAAGATCTAAATCAGCTTCAAAAGGCTCTCACTGAGCAATTTAAGGACAAACGATTTCTACTAGTAGTTGATGACGTGTGGAGTGAAAACTATGGTGATTGGGAAAACCTAGTGCGCCCATTTCTATCATGTGCTCCTGGAAGTAGGATAATCATGACAACTCGTAAGGAGCATTTGCTCAAACAGATAGGTTTTCATAACGTAGACCGTCTCAAGAGTTTGTCGAATGAAGATGCATTGCGTTTATTTGCAGTACATGCATTGGGGGTAGATAACTTCGACTCACACACGACACTTAAACCGCAAGGTGAAGGTATTGTGAAAAAGTGTGGTCGTTTGCCTTTGGCTTTAAAGGCAATTGGAAGGCTTTTAAGGACAAAAACAGATAGAGAAGACTGGGATGACGTGTTGAATAGCGAGATATGGGATGTAGAAATTGGTAATGCCACTGAAAATGGTAAAGATGTGGAAAATAGTGATAAGATTGTTCCGGCACTTAGGATAAGCTACCATGAACTTTCTGCAGATTTGAAGCAGTTGTTTGCATACTGTTCCTTGTTCCCCAAAGACTTTTTGTTTGACAAGGAGGAGTTGGTATCATTGTGGATGGCAGAAGGGTTTTTGAACCCATCCAAGTCACCAGAACGCTTGGGCCGTGaatattttgaaattttattatCAAGGTCATTTTTCCAACATGCACCTAATGATGAATCATTGTTTATCATGCATGATCTCATGAATGACTTGGCCACTTTTGTTGCCGGAGAATTTTTTCTAAGGTTTGACAATCATATGAAGACAAAGACAGAAGCTTTGGCAAAGTATCGCCATATGTCATTTACTCGTGAGGAGTATGTAGGTTACCAAAAGTTTGAGGCATTCAAAGGAGCCAAAAGCTTGAGAACATTTTTAGCAGTATCTCTCGGTGTGGATAAAGATTGGGGCTATTTTTACTTATCCTCTAAGATTTTGGATGACTTACTTCCAGAGTTAACATTGTTAAGGGTCCTTTCTTTGAGTCGTTTTCAGATAAGTGAGGTACCGGAGTTCATTGATACTTTGAAACACTTGCGGTATCTTAACTTATCCCGAACAAATATAAAAGAGTTACCGGAGAATGTTGGCAACCTTTATAATCTACAGACATTGATTGTTACTAAGTGTCGGTGGTTAACTAAGCTGCCTAAAAGCTTCTTAAATCTTAAAAGGTTACGACATTTTGACATAATAGATACTCCGTTGGAGAAGTTGCCATTGGGGATTGGTGAGTTGGGAAGCCTTCAGACTCTCACCAGGATCATCATTGAAGGAGATGATGGCTTTGCAATAAATGAGCTCAAGGGATTAACAAATCTCCATGGGGAAGTTTCCCTTGAGGGATTGCACAAAGTGCAAAGCGCAAAGCATGCACGGGAGGCGAACTTATCTCTAAAAAAGATTACTGGattagagctgcaatgggtcaaTGAATTTGATGGCTCACGAATGGATGCACTTGAAGAGGAAGTTCTCAATGAGCTGAAACCTAATAGTGATACGTTGAAAACGCTTTCAGTCGTGTCATACGGGGGAACACAAATTTCAAATTGGGTTGGTGATCGCTCTTTTCATGAGTTGGTTAATGTGTCAATACGTGGTTGTAGAAAATGCACATCTCTACCCCCATTTGGGTTGCTCCCTTCACTTAAGAGGCTGCAGATTCAAGGCATGGAAGAGGTTAAAATCATAGGTTTGGAGTTAACCGGAAATGATGTTAACGCCTTCTGTTCACTTGAAGTTCTAAGATTTGAAGATATGTCTGGATGGGAGGGGTGGTCAACTATAAATGAGGGTTCAGCAGCCATGTTTCCATGCCTTAAAGAGCTTTCTATAATCAATTGTCCACAATTGATTAATGTCTCACTTCAAGCACTGCCTTCACTCAAGGTTATTGAAATTGACAGATGTGGTGATGGTGTGTTGAGATGTCTGGTTCAGGTAGCTTCATCAGTCACTAAATTGAAAATAAGTTATGTATCAGGGCTTACATATGAGGTGTGGAGAGGAGTTATAaggtatcttaaggaagttgaaGAATTAAGTATCAGGGGATGTAATGAAATAAAATACTTGTGGGAATCAGAAACAGAGGCAAGTAAGCTTCTTGTGAGATTAAAGGAATTGAGGTTAGGGGAATGTTCAGGTTTGGTAAGTTTAGAGGAGAAAGAGGAGGATGACAATTTTGGGAGCAGCACCCTGTTATCTCTTAGAAGTTTGCATGTATACTCTTGTAGTAGCATAAAGCGTTTATGCTGTCCAAATAGCATCGAGAGTTTGGATATTGTTGGTTGTTCAGTTATTACAGATGTCCTCCTCCCAAAAGGAGGAGGGAATAAGCTCAAATCACTTCGTATAGACaattgtgataaacttgaggGAAAAATCAACAACACAAGCATGCCAATGCTTGAAACCCTAAATATTGATAAATGGGAAAATCTAAGATCAATCAGTGAATTGAGTAACTCCACTCACCTCACCAGCCTGGGTATATATGATTGTCCACATATTGTGTCACTTCCAGAGCTTCAGTTATCAAACCTCACCCGTTTGTCAATTAGTGAATGTGAAAGTCTGGAGTCATTACCTGAGCTATCAAACCTCACCAGTTTGTCAATTTGGACATGTGAAAGTCTGGAGTCATTACCTGAACTATCAAATCTCACCTTTTTGTCAATTAGTGATTGTAAACGTCTGGTGTCATTACCTGAGCTAAAGAATCTCGCCTTGTTAAAAGATCTGAAAATCAGAAGGTGTCCAGGTATTGATGTTTCCATTCATGGTGGGCGTTGGCCTCCCAAATTGTGTTCCCTTGAACTAGAAGGGTTGAAGAAGCCCATATCAGAGTGGGGGGATCTGAATTTTCCAACTTCCCTTGTTGACCTAACGTTATATGGTGAACCCCATGTGAGTGATTTTAGTCAATTGTCCAACCTTTCCCCTTCTTCTCTTACATCTCTGGACATAACTGGATTTGATAAACTGGAATCACTATCAAAAGGACTCCAACACCTCACATCCCTTCAACATCTGGCCATTTTCAGCTGCCCAAAGGTGAACGATCTACCAGAGACGCTGTTACCTTCACTTTTGAGTTTGAGAATATATGATGATTGCCCAAAATTGAAAGAAAG TCACTGA